The DNA segment AACTGAATGAAAAAATTTCTGATCAGTGCTTTGACACTGTTCAGTTTGATATCAACACAAGCCTCAGCTGAAGAAATATCAGCTGAGGCTTTGCTGCATCAAATGAACCAAGCAAGCAAGCACTTAAATTATGAACTCTCCTACATTCTGATTAAAAAAAACAGTATTGAACCTCTTCGGTATATGCATGCTAATGACAATGATATGGTCTACGCGCATCTTGTTTATTTAAGCGGACCTGTTAGAGAAGTTATTCGTCGCGGTCAAGAAATTAGCTATATAGAACCGGGTGTAGAGCCTTTTTCTATTGAGTCAGGAAACATGGTTGCGCCCCTCATTCCTATGCTTGATAGTGATATTGGAAAACTGAGTGAGTATTACGACTTTGTACTGATGGGGCGGGCTAGAGAAGCCAATTCGGCTTCACAAGTTGTCCGAGTTGTACCTAAAGACGGTCAGCGATATTCTTATGTAATGTGGATAGATGAGAAATCAAAATTACCTCTTCGAGCCGACCTCGTTGACAGAGATGGTGAAGTATTAGAGCAATATAGAACGATCTCTTACACGGTGAGTGATCGTATTGCCGCAGCATTAGTTAAGTTAGAGGACGTTAAGCTACCAAATGTTATCTCTTTGCCTAAGCAAGAAACGACTGAGTCATTTTGGAAGGTAAAATGGATACCATCAGGGTTCGAAGCACACAATTTAAATCGTTATAAAATGGTTACGACACAAAAAGTGGTAGAGAGCCAAATGTATAGCGATGGATTGTTCAGTTTTTCAGTTTACGTTTCTGAAGCGGATGACCTGTCACTAAAAAACAAACTAATTAGGCAAGGGAGAAGAACACTTCAGAGCTTCGTTAGAGGAAACAAAGAGGTGACTGTTGTGGGTGATATTCCACCCGCGACTGCAGTTAAAATAGCCAAATCAGTGAACTTTAGTGCTCCTGAAGAATTAGAACCGTCTTTGAAGTCAACAGAAGAGGTTTCTACTCAATGATGACAGCACTGGCAACCGTTGTTTCTGTGAAAGAGACAAAACAAGGATACCAAATTGGCTTATCCTGTGAACAGCAGACTAGCTGTAGCCATTGCTCTTCACAAAAAAATTGCGGTACTGGTATTGTCTCTAAAGCGATTGGTAATAAGAGCCATGCATGGACATTGATGACTCAAGAAAATGTAAAGGCAGGGCAGATGATAGAGATTGGTCTGCCTGAAAAAAACCTGCTTCAATTTGCTTCTCTTGTTTATCTTCTCCCCCTCGCGGCATTGATGTTAGGGGCGCTATTTGGACAACTGGTTATTAGCCCATTGTTCGGTGTTGGGGAAGTCGGTGGCGGGGAAGGATGGACGATATTATGTTCCCTTCTTTTTATGGGTGGAGGAGTCTGGCTTGCTCGACATTTTTCAACTAAACTTCAATCGAAATCAGAACAAATTGTTACTTTACTAAGAGTGTTTGGTAACAAAATTGATATTGCTGAGCGAGTGTCCTGACGTTAGTTAAAGGTAACAAATAACATCAAATTAACGTTTGACTGTAAATGAAGATAGCGGCAAAGCCTGAAATTGGGTAGAATCGCGCAACTTGATCGAAATACCATCATTGATGCGTATTTTTTCCATTCAATTTTTGCAACGAGTTAAGTCACACCAACCTATGAAGCACATTCGCAATTTTTCTATTATCGCCCATATCGACCACGGTAAGTCGACACTTTCAGACCGCTTGATCCAAATTTGCGGAGGCTTAAGTGAACGTGAAATGGACACTCAAGTCCTTGATTCTATGGATATAGAACGCGAGCGCGGTATCACAATCAAAGCTCAGAGTGTTACGTTAGACTATAAAGCTCAAGATGGTGAAACATATCAACTGAACTTTATTGATACTCCAGGTCATGTGGATTTTTCTTATGAAGTCTCTCGCTCTTTAGCTGCATGTGAAGGTGCACTTCTTGTTGTTGATGCAGGCCAAGGTGTTGAAGCTCAAACTGTAGCGAATTGCTATACAGCGATTGAAATGGATCTAGAAGTCGTTCCAATCCTAAATAAAATTGATTTACCTGCGGCTGATCCCGAACGTGTCTCTGAAGAGATCGAAGAAATCGTAGGTATTGAAGCATTAGAAGCAACATGTTGCTCGGCTAAAACAGGGCTAGGTGTTGATGCGGTACTTGAAAACATCGTTCGCTCAATTCCAGCGCCAAAAGGCGATACAAAAGCCCCACTGCAAGCATTGATTATTGATTCTTGGTTTGACAACTATCTTGGCGTCGTTTCTCTGGTACGTATTAAAAATGGCGTATTGAAGAAAAATGACAAAATTAGAGTGATGAGTACAGGGCAAGATTGGGGTGTGGATCGAATTGGTATCTTTACACCTAAGCGCCTCGATACTGATCAGCTTAGTACTGGCGAAGTAGGTTGGGTTGTTTGTGGTATCAAAGACATATTGGGTGCACCCGTTGGTGATACATTAACGCATGCTAAGCACGGAAGTGTAGAAGCACTACCGGGTTTCCAAAAGGTTAAACCTCAGGTATATGCAGGCTTATTCCCCGTTTCGTCAGACGATTATGAAAACTTTCGTGATGCGCTCGGTAAACTTAGCCTTAATGATGCTTCACTTTTCTATGAGCCTGAAAGTTCAGCCGCTCTAGGGTTTGGTTTTCGATGTGGTTTCTTAGGCATGTTGCACATGGAGATCATTCAAGAGCGTCTAGAGCGCGAATATGATCTCGACCTAATTACTACTGCTCCGACAGTGGTCTATGAAGTTAAGAAAAATAATGGTGATGTACTTTATGTTGATAGCCCTGCGAAACTCCCTGCAGTTAATGACCTAGAGGAAATTCGCGAACCAATCGCACGTTGTAATATTCTTGTGCCTTCAGAATATCTAGGTAATGTTATTACGCTATGTGTCGAGAAGCGTGGTACGCAAGTAGATATGGTTTATCACGGTACCCAAGTCGCAATTACTTATGATGTCCCAATGGCGGAAGTGGTTTTAGATTTCTTTGATCGATTGAAATCAACTTCTCGTGGATACGCATCGCTTGATTACAATTTCCATCATTTTACTGAATCCGATATGGTACGCGTAGACGTACTTATCAACGGAGATAAAGTGGATGCACTTGCGATTATCACTCACAAAGATATCGCTCAGTCTCGTGGGCGTTTGCTTGTCGAGAAAATGAAAGAGTTTATTCCTCGTCAAATGTTTGATATTGCAATTCAAGCTGCAATTGGTAGTCATATCATTGCTCGTTCAACGGTTAAGCAGTTACGTAAAAACGTCATTGCAAAATGTTACGGCGGTGATATTAGCCGTAAGAAAAAATTGTTGAAAAAACAGAAAGAAGGTAAGAAACGTATGAAGCGGATAGGTAATGTTGAATTACCACAAGAAGCTTTCCTTGCGATTCTTCACGTCGGCAAAGATTAATAATACAATCTAGACCAAATTTTAATAAAGAAAGGGTATTTCAATGCCCTTTCTTCTTTTTAGAAATAAAGGGAAATCGATGGCTAATACATTCTCACTCATATTGGTAATAGTAACGCTCGTTACCGGAGTTGTTTGGCTCCTAGAAAGATTAGTATGGGGAAAAAAACGCCAGCTAAAGGTTGCTGAAGTACAAGCGCAAACAAATGGCTTAACAGAAGACATTACGCGTAAACTTTCGACGCAACCATGGTGGATTGAAAATAGCGTATCAATTTTTCCGGTTATTGCTTTTGTATTAATACTGCGTTCGTTTATTTATGAACCATTTCAAATTCCATCCGGATCAATGATGCCAACATTGTTGGTGGGTGATTTTATCTTGGTGGAAAAGTACGCTTATGGGATCAAAGATCCTGTGTTTCGCTCTCA comes from the Vibrio sp. DW001 genome and includes:
- the lepA gene encoding translation elongation factor 4; its protein translation is MKHIRNFSIIAHIDHGKSTLSDRLIQICGGLSEREMDTQVLDSMDIERERGITIKAQSVTLDYKAQDGETYQLNFIDTPGHVDFSYEVSRSLAACEGALLVVDAGQGVEAQTVANCYTAIEMDLEVVPILNKIDLPAADPERVSEEIEEIVGIEALEATCCSAKTGLGVDAVLENIVRSIPAPKGDTKAPLQALIIDSWFDNYLGVVSLVRIKNGVLKKNDKIRVMSTGQDWGVDRIGIFTPKRLDTDQLSTGEVGWVVCGIKDILGAPVGDTLTHAKHGSVEALPGFQKVKPQVYAGLFPVSSDDYENFRDALGKLSLNDASLFYEPESSAALGFGFRCGFLGMLHMEIIQERLEREYDLDLITTAPTVVYEVKKNNGDVLYVDSPAKLPAVNDLEEIREPIARCNILVPSEYLGNVITLCVEKRGTQVDMVYHGTQVAITYDVPMAEVVLDFFDRLKSTSRGYASLDYNFHHFTESDMVRVDVLINGDKVDALAIITHKDIAQSRGRLLVEKMKEFIPRQMFDIAIQAAIGSHIIARSTVKQLRKNVIAKCYGGDISRKKKLLKKQKEGKKRMKRIGNVELPQEAFLAILHVGKD
- a CDS encoding SoxR reducing system RseC family protein, with the translated sequence MMTALATVVSVKETKQGYQIGLSCEQQTSCSHCSSQKNCGTGIVSKAIGNKSHAWTLMTQENVKAGQMIEIGLPEKNLLQFASLVYLLPLAALMLGALFGQLVISPLFGVGEVGGGEGWTILCSLLFMGGGVWLARHFSTKLQSKSEQIVTLLRVFGNKIDIAERVS
- the rseB gene encoding sigma-E factor regulatory protein RseB, which translates into the protein MKKFLISALTLFSLISTQASAEEISAEALLHQMNQASKHLNYELSYILIKKNSIEPLRYMHANDNDMVYAHLVYLSGPVREVIRRGQEISYIEPGVEPFSIESGNMVAPLIPMLDSDIGKLSEYYDFVLMGRAREANSASQVVRVVPKDGQRYSYVMWIDEKSKLPLRADLVDRDGEVLEQYRTISYTVSDRIAAALVKLEDVKLPNVISLPKQETTESFWKVKWIPSGFEAHNLNRYKMVTTQKVVESQMYSDGLFSFSVYVSEADDLSLKNKLIRQGRRTLQSFVRGNKEVTVVGDIPPATAVKIAKSVNFSAPEELEPSLKSTEEVSTQ